The Colletotrichum destructivum chromosome 7, complete sequence genome contains the following window.
ACGTACCGTATCAATGGACACTGTATCCGCACTGTCCATTGGTCTCAAACTTCGTGCCAAATTCCACTCGACAAGCTTCCCAAACCCTCCCAAACTCCCATCCTCGATCCTCACCCAACGCCGAGCCATTGAGAGCGCTGGCCAGGACCAGCAAACTCTCCTCAGTGATGGCGTCCATCGGTATGCGGTCCGGTCGCGTGCAAGCCGCCCTTCGCACCGCCAGAAACAACAATAACACCATCATCCGCCCGAGACTCTTTCGAGATGCCCCTCGACGTCATGCCTcgaccggcgccggctctTCGACCGACtccccctcggccgtctcgggcTTCAAGACCGGCCTATAtggcgtcgccctcgccggctcTCTCTACCTCTCCTACCTCTACGTCACCGACACGCGAGCCTCGATCCACCGCCTGGCGCCCTTGATGATGCGCGTCGTCTgggccgacgccgaagacgccCACCACGCCGGCACGAGCCTGATGAAGACGCTCTACGACCTGGGCCTGCACATCCGCGAGCGCGACAGATCTCTCGCCCAACACCCAGCCCTCGTCACCGAAGTCTACGGCACGAAGCTCTCCAACCCCATCGGCATCagcgccggcctcgacaagcacgccgacatccccgacgccctcttcgccctcggcgctggcctcgtcgaggtcggcggctGCACGCCCCGCCCCCAGGACGGCAACCCGCGTCCCCGCGTCTTCCGCGtccccggcctcgacggcatgATCAATCGCTACGGCCTCAACTCGCGCGGCGCCGACAGCATGGCCATCACCCTGAGGGAGCGCGTGCGCAAGTTCGCACTCAAGGTCGGTGCcaccgagaaggaggtcctggatggcgaggcTGGCGTCCCGGCCGGCAGTCTGCTGCCCGGCCGCCTGCTCGCCGTGCAGATCGCCAAGAACAAGGAGACGGACCAGACGGACGTCAACGCCGTGGCCAGGGACTACGTCTACTGCGTGCAGCGCCTCGCGAGGTACGCCGACATCCTCGTTGTCAACGTCAGCAGCCCCAACACCCCCGGCCTCCGCGACCTGCAGGCCACCGAGCCCCTCACGAAGCTGCTgagcgccgtcgtcgaggaggcggccaaggtcgaTCGTAAGGTCCGTCCCAGGGTCATGGTCAAGGTCTCgcccgacgaggaggaggatgcccaggtcgagggcatcgtccaggccgtctgcaacagcggcgtcgacggcgtcatcgtcggcaacACCACCAACCGCCGCACCGGTATCGTCCCGGACGGCGTCAAGCTCACGGCGACGGAGCAGAAGGCCCTACGGGAGACGGGCGGATACTCTGGCCCCGCCATGTACGGCAGGACGCTCGAGCTGGTCAAGAGATACCgcaagaagctcgacgccCAGGCCCTGCAGACCGGCtcgcccgaggaggccgctGCCATCCCCGCGGCCGACGGCTCCCTGTCCGGCAAGGTCCACGACCTCATCGAGGGCAAGGACACCCCGAGAAAGGTTATCTTCGCGACCGGCGGCATCACAAACGGAGAGCAGGCGTTGAACATTCTGAACGCGGGCGCGAGCGTCGCCATGGTGTACACAGGCCTTACCTACGGCGGCCCGGGGACCATCACCAGGATAAAGAGAGAGATTGCGAATCAAGCGTAGAAATACCAAAAAATAGAATTTGACTGCCCATCACGGGGTTCCTTTCCGTATGAGATTGTCCTGTCCCTCAACGTTGTATAGCTCTGTTGACTTGAATAATCCGCCCGTGCCATGACTAGAACCGTCCAAACCATCACCATTACATACGCCGGTGGCACCGTTCATCATCGCTGTGCATCGCGAACTCCATCCAGTGTACCTATCCGACGATTGTCACTTAGTAAATTCGGGGTCCGAGAATGCGCTTTCCGGCAATCCCCTGTCGCCTAAAAGGGCTTCCTCCCCGGCTGACTGAATCGCGAGTCTGTCAATCCTCTAGGTCTCCCTCGTGGAGACAAATGACCATCAGAGCAAGTCAGTTGAACAGATTGAAGTCGAAGCCGATAGgggcggccatggcgacTTTGACGGAGAGGGCAACACAGGATCCCGGCAGCCGAAACGATTGTCGGCACgatggcggacgaggccCATGAAGCGAATCGTCCGAGGGGGCCCTGTGGGGCGGATTGGCCTTCGACCGAAGAATGAGATGGAAGACTTGCATTCTCGTAAAGATGAAGCAGGCTCCGTAGTATGTTGGTCTGTGACGAAAGGAAACGAGTTGCACGCTAGGTCATGCAGCCCGAAGAGCCGGGGGGTCAAGAACGCCTCGAGTTCGTGCGTCTTGGCTCTGTCCGTATTGTATAAGGTCTTTCGTGAATCGATACGAGagggcggccgagaagaagtaTCCGTGGTCATGTGTAGGGCTGTGAGACCAGCTTGGAAATCGACTCTGGTGGGTAGATGTTGTTACCGGAGCTTGAGTTCCCGGAGAGCGTATGCTTGGTTCGATACCAGAGGTCCTTTTCGCCGCAAAGAGAGCGCGGAATCTACAGGATCTCCAGTATAGGCTCCAGGCCCTTCTCCCTTGATTCAGTATTGGTGAATCGTGTCCTCGATGTCGAGTGCCTCGTCGGCCCAGGCTACCATGCACGCGCTCAGCCCGAGGTAGCAGAAGAGCGCGGGCAACAAGGCGATGCAGAAGACGACTAGGTTGGAAAGTCCCTCCATGATTGACAATTTCGAATAGTCAGAGTAATTAGGGGATGAACTTCTTTGCCGGTTTTGGTAGGCAATTACAAGTCTGCCATTGCGATTGTTTCGTTCTTATATGACAATGGGGGGAAGTAGGGGGAGACCCTACCGGAGACAACTCAACAGAGTTGTGGACCACGATGGGCACGACGGTCACGGGtccaaggccggcgatgagTTAGAAGTTTCTTGAAGAATTGGGGAAAGGTTATTATCTTCTCCCTTTTGATTACTACTGCCTCTATCTTCCTCGAAAAGATGAGATACAACCAACCATGTATTATGCTGCACTTGAAGTGCTCGGCACACCGGGAAAATCAACTCACTCCCCTTGAACACCGTGTAACCTCCGAGTGAGTGACGCTCACAGCTCTTCACCCCTCTGAGTCTAGCAGAGTTTCAATTATTTTgcgtctcctcctctcccaaTGCTAATTGTTAAAATCGCCAATGCTCCAACTACCATGAATCCCATGATGGTCCTGAgataccccccccccctgaaATGCAAAGTTGCCGAGTGCTCCTCAGGGCGAGCTTGTTCACTCCTgtccctcgacgacgaactcGGGCGCGTtctcgaagccgacgacCCGGACGGGCTGCAGGCGGGCGAGCCTCACGAGCTTCtcgcgcgccgcctcgtcgagcttgacgTCCTCGCCCCGGTCCTCGCGGGGGCGGACCTCGATGCCCGTCGGGTAGAGGTGCTCGATCTCGACgtcatcgccgaggtcgaagagctCCGACTTCTCGCGGAAGCACCaggggcggccgccgcgcaTGACGAGGTCGTGGGTATCGCGGACGTCCTTGGCGTGCAGCGAGCGGTagccgccgtcgagcgaGACGGCGATGGAGCTGTGCCACGGGGTGCGCGGGAAGCCGTCCGGGTtgtgcttctcgacgagcagCGGCATCGACAGCTTGACGGCGCCGCTCGACGGGTGGATCGACAGGCGGACGTGGTCCGGGCAGGTCGCGAGGATGATCTTGGTGAAGGACTCGGCgcgcatcatcatcttcatggccacctccttgacgaccttgCGGTACTTGTGGCCCGACGTCGCGTGCGCCGCCACGGGGCTGTTGCGCAGGTCCGTCTCGAGGAACCGGATGAAGCCGCGGTACGTCATGAGCGTGTCGTTGTCCGTCTCCATCAGCGCGCGGACGTCCTTGTCCGGGTCGCCGAACTGCGCCTCGAGCGTCTTGCGGCTCTCGTCCACGAGCTCCATGTACTTCTCCTTGGTCAGAGGCTCGTCCTCCTTggtgaggccgaggaagtcCATGACCCGGAGGAGCTTGATACCGTCGTAGCCCTTCTGGGCCGCCATGTCCATGAGCGTCGCGCCGTACTCCCACGTCTCGTCGTCAGagatgccgacgacgtctGTCCGAGAAAAAAGAGTTTGTGTCAGTGACAGCTACCAGGATAAAGGacgaaggagaggaggagtTGTGCTGcgctgtgctgtgctgtgctgtgaTGGTGGAGCAAAGACTAACCATTGAAGACGAGACCGTCGGTGGCAATGTgcacctcggcgccg
Protein-coding sequences here:
- a CDS encoding Putative dihydroorotate dehydrogenase, class 2, aldolase-type TIM barrel, which gives rise to MASIGMRSGRVQAALRTARNNNNTIIRPRLFRDAPRRHASTGAGSSTDSPSAVSGFKTGLYGVALAGSLYLSYLYVTDTRASIHRLAPLMMRVVWADAEDAHHAGTSLMKTLYDLGLHIRERDRSLAQHPALVTEVYGTKLSNPIGISAGLDKHADIPDALFALGAGLVEVGGCTPRPQDGNPRPRVFRVPGLDGMINRYGLNSRGADSMAITLRERVRKFALKVGATEKEVLDGEAGVPAGSLLPGRLLAVQIAKNKETDQTDVNAVARDYVYCVQRLARYADILVVNVSSPNTPGLRDLQATEPLTKLLSAVVEEAAKVDRKVRPRVMVKVSPDEEEDAQVEGIVQAVCNSGVDGVIVGNTTNRRTGIVPDGVKLTATEQKALRETGGYSGPAMYGRTLELVKRYRKKLDAQALQTGSPEEAAAIPAADGSLSGKVHDLIEGKDTPRKVIFATGGITNGEQALNILNAGASVAMVYTGLTYGGPGTITRIKREIANQA
- a CDS encoding Putative isocyanide synthase/Spore wall maturation protein DIT1 is translated as MAISAAAPAPVSSTGAKRQLPGAPVGRPVLQLRAPTYRRPSLGSELKSPLSAISPLNASVLRSPLSPLRQMRVDFSDLEIGSPIDPVELTTSDQVIVSPASAAKSPFSAFKSPLRNVSIDAIVDDQPTITETLPTPPIEQSTEQIAHKILDVLQAFGRHIVPEGQENHEWLGRKMFHGRVEEYVKKGESVKMIIPAFPWKSINRTDKVTGVLPDLGEDLALARLNDLCVEIGKVYTHGAEVHIATDGLVFNDVVGISDDETWEYGATLMDMAAQKGYDGIKLLRVMDFLGLTKEDEPLTKEKYMELVDESRKTLEAQFGDPDKDVRALMETDNDTLMTYRGFIRFLETDLRNSPVAAHATSGHKYRKVVKEVAMKMMMRAESFTKIILATCPDHVRLSIHPSSGAVKLSMPLLVEKHNPDGFPRTPWHSSIAVSLDGGYRSLHAKDVRDTHDLVMRGGRPWCFREKSELFDLGDDVEIEHLYPTGIEVRPREDRGEDVKLDEAAREKLVRLARLQPVRVVGFENAPEFVVEGQE